One genomic window of Moorella glycerini includes the following:
- a CDS encoding 2-hydroxyacid dehydrogenase, with translation MYKVYCTTEYPQPLVEMLCPTCELDVNISGRPASKEEIIARVRDKDGLICLLNDVIDEEIIAQAPKLKVITLFAESTFNIDVAAATRRGILVTNTPGELTETTADLTWALLMAVARRIPEADAYVRQGRFKGWAPTVLLGGDIYGKTLGIIGLGNIGAAVARRARGFNMKVIYYSASGPKPDREEELGCRYVPLDRLLRDSDFVSVHCRLTPQTRHLLGAHELSLMKKTAYLINTARGPVVDEMALVEALRQGRLAGAGLDVFENEPQLAPGLADLPNVVLTPHIGVASRENRFAMARIAAANLLAALHDQVPPNLVNEEVRKD, from the coding sequence ATGTATAAAGTGTACTGTACTACTGAATATCCCCAGCCGCTGGTGGAAATGCTGTGTCCCACCTGCGAGTTGGATGTAAATATCAGCGGGCGCCCGGCCAGTAAAGAAGAAATAATCGCCCGCGTAAGGGATAAAGATGGCCTAATCTGCCTGCTAAACGACGTAATTGATGAAGAAATCATAGCCCAGGCTCCAAAATTAAAGGTTATTACCCTTTTTGCCGAAAGCACTTTCAACATTGATGTGGCCGCTGCCACCAGGCGCGGCATCCTGGTGACCAACACCCCCGGCGAATTGACGGAAACCACGGCGGACCTTACCTGGGCTCTGCTCATGGCCGTGGCCCGGCGTATCCCCGAAGCCGATGCCTACGTCCGGCAGGGCAGGTTTAAAGGCTGGGCCCCGACGGTGTTACTGGGCGGCGATATCTACGGCAAAACCTTAGGTATCATCGGCCTGGGCAATATCGGTGCGGCCGTGGCGAGGAGAGCACGGGGCTTTAACATGAAGGTAATCTATTACTCGGCGAGCGGTCCCAAACCGGATCGGGAGGAGGAGCTGGGCTGCCGGTACGTGCCCCTGGACCGCCTGTTGCGTGACTCCGATTTCGTATCCGTCCACTGCAGGCTGACCCCCCAGACCCGCCATCTCCTCGGAGCCCATGAGCTTTCCCTTATGAAAAAGACGGCATACCTGATCAATACTGCCCGGGGCCCGGTGGTGGATGAAATGGCCTTGGTTGAGGCCTTAAGGCAGGGGCGGCTGGCCGGGGCAGGCCTCGACGTCTTCGAAAACGAGCCTCAACTTGCGCCCGGCCTGGCCGATCTTCCCAATGTAGTCCTAACACCCCATATCGGGGTGGCCAGCCGGGAAAACCGGTTTGCCATGGCCCGCATTGCGGCCGCCAACCTGCTGGCCGCCCTTCATGATCAAGTTCCGCCCAATCTGGTCAATGAAGAAGTGAGGAAGGATTGA
- a CDS encoding YgeY family selenium metabolism-linked hydrolase: MIQAPSITGQEKNIASLVQQEMVSLGYTETWIDELGNVIGRVAGRGQGPAILFDGHLDTVDVAEPGAWQHPPFQGRLVDGRIYGRGAADMKGALAAMVCAIGFLAQDGVNRGGDLYVTGTVVEEVAEGVALSHILKKIRPAAVVIGEATGLNLNFGQRGRAEIILETRGRPAHSANPEVGVNAVYKMLPLVEAVRHLELPMDPLLGPAIMELTDIISSPYPGASVVPQGCRATYDRRLLVGEEPDQVLAPLQAIISASRLEDPELEAEAMLAPLDITTYTGRALRGLKFAPAWCIDKGHPLVAAAREALFKASLQSPLGTYRFCTNGSGSMGNLGIPTVGFGPGRESQAHVSDEYIEVDELLAAAKGYYSLAGTLSTRGW; this comes from the coding sequence TTGATTCAGGCCCCCAGTATAACCGGCCAGGAAAAGAATATCGCTTCCCTGGTTCAGCAGGAGATGGTTTCTTTAGGCTATACCGAGACCTGGATCGATGAGCTGGGCAATGTGATAGGTCGCGTGGCAGGCCGGGGGCAGGGCCCTGCCATCCTCTTCGATGGCCACCTGGACACGGTGGATGTAGCCGAGCCCGGGGCCTGGCAACACCCACCCTTCCAGGGCCGACTGGTTGACGGCAGAATCTACGGCCGGGGAGCTGCCGACATGAAGGGAGCCTTAGCCGCCATGGTGTGTGCCATAGGTTTCCTGGCCCAGGATGGCGTAAATAGGGGCGGAGATCTCTACGTAACCGGTACTGTGGTGGAAGAAGTGGCTGAAGGAGTTGCTTTGAGCCATATTTTAAAAAAAATACGCCCGGCCGCAGTGGTTATCGGCGAAGCCACCGGCCTAAACCTCAACTTTGGCCAGCGCGGCAGGGCGGAAATCATTCTCGAAACCCGGGGCCGGCCGGCCCATTCCGCCAACCCAGAAGTCGGTGTAAATGCCGTATATAAAATGCTGCCCCTGGTAGAGGCCGTCCGTCACCTGGAGCTTCCCATGGATCCCCTTCTGGGCCCGGCCATAATGGAACTGACGGACATCATCTCGTCGCCCTACCCGGGAGCCTCGGTAGTTCCCCAGGGCTGTCGTGCAACCTACGATAGGCGTCTGCTGGTGGGGGAAGAACCGGACCAGGTCCTGGCGCCCCTTCAAGCCATAATTTCCGCAAGCCGGCTTGAAGATCCGGAACTTGAGGCCGAAGCCATGCTGGCTCCCCTGGATATTACTACTTACACCGGCAGGGCTTTAAGGGGCCTAAAATTTGCCCCGGCCTGGTGTATTGATAAGGGGCACCCCCTAGTGGCCGCAGCCCGGGAAGCCCTCTTCAAGGCAAGCCTGCAGTCTCCCCTTGGAACCTACCGTTTTTGCACCAACGGCAGCGGGTCGATGGGGAACCTGGGGATACCCACCGTCGGGTTCGGACCCGGCCGGGAAAGCCAGGCCCATGTTAGCGATGAGTATATTGAGGTGGATGAACTATTGGCTGCGGCCAAAGGCTACTACAGCCTGGCCGGAACTTTGAGCACCAGGGGCTGGTAG
- a CDS encoding 5'-deoxyadenosine deaminase: MTENKASILIKGGWLVTMNRQREIKQGDLLIEDGIIKAIGHFKGPARLTIDASEMIVLPGFIQTHVHLCQVLFRGLADDVDVVDWLKHRIWPLENAHDEESIYCSAWLGIAELLAGGTTTILAMETTRHTDAVFQALLESGMRAVAGNAMMDVQEPGTEMEGQDSRTVLAESKRLWRSWHGRDNGRLQYALTPRGPRNCSPELLSEIARLSAEEGLLVHSHAAENGPLAERVARETGVRDVVLFHRLGLASPRLVLAHCIWLDEQELELAASTGIKVTHCPSANLKLSSGFAKIPEMRSRGINVSLGADGAPCNNNLDMFNEMRLAALIHKPRCGPRTLPAEEVLEMATLGGARALGLEKEIGSLEVGKKADVTLVRRDRFHSSPWQRVPLPSQIVYSLKAGDVDTTLVEGRILYRHGRLTMRAGNDIVEAANTAIERVLERVPFGREFGRQPGSRIWSSERGV; this comes from the coding sequence GTGACTGAGAACAAAGCCTCAATTTTGATCAAAGGTGGCTGGCTGGTCACCATGAACCGGCAGCGCGAAATCAAGCAGGGGGACCTATTGATAGAAGATGGCATAATAAAGGCCATCGGCCACTTCAAGGGGCCGGCCCGGCTAACCATCGATGCCAGCGAGATGATAGTGTTGCCCGGATTTATCCAGACCCATGTTCACCTCTGCCAGGTGCTTTTTCGGGGACTGGCCGATGACGTAGATGTAGTAGACTGGTTAAAGCACCGTATCTGGCCCCTGGAAAACGCCCACGATGAGGAGAGCATCTATTGTTCGGCCTGGTTGGGCATAGCCGAACTCCTGGCGGGAGGCACCACGACCATACTGGCCATGGAGACCACCAGGCATACCGATGCCGTGTTTCAGGCCCTGCTGGAGAGCGGAATGCGCGCCGTGGCCGGTAATGCCATGATGGATGTCCAGGAGCCGGGAACGGAAATGGAAGGCCAGGATTCCCGCACCGTCCTGGCTGAGAGCAAGCGGCTCTGGCGAAGCTGGCACGGCCGGGATAATGGCCGGCTCCAGTATGCCCTGACTCCTCGAGGCCCCAGGAATTGTTCTCCGGAATTGCTGTCCGAAATAGCCCGCCTTTCGGCTGAGGAGGGACTCCTGGTGCACAGCCATGCGGCCGAAAACGGGCCCCTGGCGGAGAGGGTGGCCCGGGAGACGGGTGTAAGGGATGTGGTGCTTTTCCATCGCCTGGGCCTCGCCAGTCCCCGGCTGGTACTGGCCCACTGCATCTGGCTGGACGAACAAGAACTGGAACTGGCGGCTTCCACCGGTATTAAGGTTACCCATTGCCCTTCAGCCAATCTCAAGCTCAGCTCCGGGTTTGCTAAAATACCGGAAATGCGGTCCAGGGGTATCAATGTTTCCCTGGGCGCCGATGGAGCACCCTGCAACAACAACCTGGACATGTTTAACGAGATGCGCCTGGCCGCCCTCATCCATAAGCCGCGCTGTGGGCCACGGACCCTGCCTGCCGAGGAAGTGCTGGAAATGGCCACCCTGGGGGGCGCCAGGGCACTGGGCCTGGAGAAAGAAATCGGCAGCCTGGAAGTGGGCAAGAAGGCCGATGTGACCCTGGTGCGGCGGGACCGTTTCCATAGTAGCCCCTGGCAACGGGTGCCTCTGCCTTCTCAGATAGTGTACTCCCTTAAGGCTGGTGATGTGGATACCACCCTGGTTGAAGGGCGCATCTTGTACCGCCATGGCCGACTGACTATGCGCGCAGGTAACGATATCGTTGAGGCAGCCAACACGGCTATCGAGCGGGTACTGGAGCGGGTTCCCTTTGGGCGGGAATTCGGCCGGCAGCCGGGTAGCAGAATATGGAGTTCTGAAAGAGGTGTTTAA
- a CDS encoding CoA-acylating methylmalonate-semialdehyde dehydrogenase translates to MVEVKRLGYCVNGEWKQSKTTQYMPVTNSSTGEIIAEVPRCTAEEVNEAVEAARAAFPAWSSTPVTERAEIMFRFKVALEAHLEELTLLVATELGKNLDESRGDVLKAIEGVQLACACPILMQGDSLMNVSQGFDTVMYREPLGVFAGIVPFNFPAMIPFGWMLPLCITTGNTFVLKAASLTPLTAMRMLELLHEVGLPRGVVNLITCGRNEVDILLKHPDVRGVSFVGSTSVGRHVYATASAYGKRVQALCEAKNHGLVLRDADLENSARVIVNATFGCAGQRCMALPVVVVEEVVADEFVSYLVKFARERKIGCAYDPETELGPVVSAEHKEFIFNWIAKGIEEGALLILDGRNVVIKGFEGGYFIGPTIFDHVKPGMSIGDYEVFGPVTCIKRVRDFEEGLSLMNANPFGNGATIFTQSGYYAREFVRRTQAGMVGVNVGIPVPIAVFPFAGHKNSFFGDLHVLGKDGVAFYTEAKCVTSRWFDAKMENTRIGTWEGTITRV, encoded by the coding sequence ATGGTAGAAGTAAAAAGGTTAGGATATTGTGTCAACGGGGAATGGAAACAATCAAAGACCACCCAATATATGCCGGTCACTAACTCCAGCACGGGTGAAATAATTGCAGAAGTCCCACGGTGTACAGCGGAGGAGGTTAACGAAGCGGTGGAGGCGGCTCGGGCCGCCTTCCCGGCGTGGTCATCAACACCTGTGACCGAAAGAGCAGAGATCATGTTTCGGTTCAAAGTGGCCCTGGAAGCTCACTTAGAGGAACTCACGTTGCTGGTGGCCACAGAATTAGGGAAAAACCTGGACGAATCCCGGGGAGATGTGCTGAAGGCCATTGAAGGTGTGCAACTGGCCTGTGCTTGCCCCATTTTAATGCAGGGCGATTCTTTGATGAACGTGTCCCAGGGTTTTGATACGGTTATGTACCGGGAGCCCCTGGGGGTGTTTGCCGGTATAGTTCCATTTAACTTTCCTGCCATGATCCCCTTTGGATGGATGCTCCCCCTATGCATTACCACCGGGAATACTTTTGTCCTTAAAGCAGCCAGCCTTACGCCCCTAACGGCTATGCGGATGCTGGAGTTATTACATGAGGTGGGGCTACCGCGGGGGGTAGTTAACCTGATTACCTGCGGTCGTAACGAGGTAGACATCCTTCTCAAGCACCCGGATGTTAGGGGTGTTTCCTTCGTGGGTTCCACCAGCGTAGGCCGGCATGTTTACGCCACCGCTTCGGCCTACGGGAAGAGGGTGCAGGCCCTGTGCGAAGCCAAGAATCATGGCCTGGTCCTACGAGATGCCGACCTGGAGAATTCCGCCCGGGTAATAGTAAACGCTACCTTCGGTTGCGCCGGCCAAAGGTGCATGGCTCTGCCGGTAGTAGTGGTGGAAGAAGTAGTAGCCGATGAATTTGTTTCCTACCTGGTGAAATTTGCCCGGGAAAGAAAGATAGGCTGTGCCTATGACCCGGAGACCGAATTAGGCCCGGTGGTTTCGGCCGAGCACAAAGAATTTATTTTTAACTGGATTGCTAAAGGAATAGAAGAAGGGGCTCTGCTTATCCTGGACGGGCGAAACGTAGTGATTAAAGGCTTTGAAGGGGGCTATTTCATTGGGCCAACTATATTTGACCATGTTAAACCGGGAATGAGCATCGGGGATTATGAGGTCTTCGGTCCCGTCACTTGTATTAAGCGAGTCCGGGATTTTGAGGAGGGCTTAAGTTTGATGAACGCCAATCCCTTTGGCAACGGGGCCACCATTTTTACCCAGAGCGGGTACTATGCCCGGGAATTCGTCCGCCGGACCCAGGCCGGAATGGTGGGCGTCAATGTGGGTATCCCAGTGCCTATAGCGGTTTTTCCCTTTGCCGGGCACAAAAATTCCTTCTTTGGGGACCTCCACGTTCTGGGGAAGGATGGAGTAGCCTTCTATACTGAAGCCAAATGCGTTACCTCAAGATGGTTTGATGCCAAGATGGAAAACACCAGGATCGGTACCTGGGAAGGTACCATCACCAGGGTTTAG
- a CDS encoding molybdopterin-dependent oxidoreductase → MNKIAVRLTVNGQEVVAEVKPQMTLLEFLRTQLGLVGAKNGCARGHCGACTVIVNGQARRSCLLPMARMDGTVVETIEGLAPNGHLHPLQEAFLAAGAVQCGFCTPGMIMAAKALLDRNPDPSEHEIKEALKHNLCRCTGYVKIIKAVRMAAAALSGRTAVSLAFPQESDVVGRSVPRVDGLAKVKGEPLYTDDFRLEGALEGRALRSPYPHAEILSIDVSAARRAPGIKAVLTAADIPGRKTFGLITPHQPVLAEDRVRYVGDPVALVLGETSEEVEEALKLIKVEYRPLEVIDSPFRALEEHAPDLHEGGNVLAHIKVRKGNIETGFAQADVVLEGDYYVPFIEHGYLEPEAALARVGEDGVLTVWCPSQSSFAFQKDICATLNLPEEKVRVIYRPAGGAFGGREEPTVQILCALGAWVTGRPVRMVMTREESIAVSTKRHAEYLHYRLGATRQGKLTVLEARIIGDTGAYASAGEAVLFRSAAFAGGPYEIPHAKVDAFAVYTNHPPGGAMRGFGSTQPTFAMEVMMDRLAEALGLDPFTLRELNGWDVGKKTLTGQILDHSVGFKETLAKVKEALSKEDLPQPRPGRKRGIGIAAAVKNVGLGSGMVDGAGAILELTTAGELLVKVGCVDTGQGSDTAMAQIAAEATGVPFSAIRVLASDTHQTLDGGVTTASRQTFVSGNAVRIAGGRFRSALLEFVSQEIGYPAEKLTLKNGGVEMLGNTQRISLTLQEIAALAQERGQALRAEYFYIAPRTYPLKERCDNEEFDFEEYRLHFAYCFGTQAAVVEVDEETGEVEVLKVIAAHDVGRPINPLAVEGQIEGAVMMGLGYALSEEFRLKGGQVETNTLAKLRLPKITQTPEIEVLVVDDYHPFGPYGAKGMGELPLNPTAPAIINAIYNAVGVRINSLPATREKIKELMGEKKGITGPRSRQG, encoded by the coding sequence ATGAACAAGATAGCAGTACGCCTTACTGTTAACGGCCAGGAAGTAGTGGCCGAGGTTAAACCCCAAATGACCCTTTTGGAATTCTTGCGCACCCAGCTGGGCCTGGTGGGAGCCAAGAACGGCTGCGCCCGGGGTCACTGCGGGGCCTGCACGGTGATAGTCAACGGCCAGGCCCGGCGTTCCTGCCTCTTGCCCATGGCCAGGATGGACGGTACGGTAGTGGAAACCATCGAAGGCCTGGCGCCAAACGGTCATCTCCACCCCCTGCAAGAAGCCTTTTTGGCGGCGGGAGCTGTGCAATGCGGCTTTTGTACACCCGGCATGATCATGGCGGCTAAAGCTCTGCTGGATCGGAACCCCGACCCCAGTGAGCACGAAATCAAGGAAGCTTTAAAGCACAACCTTTGCCGCTGCACCGGATATGTCAAAATCATTAAGGCGGTGCGCATGGCGGCAGCCGCCTTGTCCGGCCGGACTGCTGTGTCGCTGGCTTTTCCCCAGGAATCCGACGTGGTGGGCAGGTCCGTGCCCAGGGTGGACGGCCTGGCCAAAGTGAAGGGCGAGCCCCTCTACACCGATGACTTCCGCCTGGAGGGAGCGCTGGAAGGCCGCGCCCTGCGGAGCCCTTATCCCCATGCGGAGATCCTGTCCATCGACGTATCGGCTGCCCGCCGGGCTCCCGGCATCAAAGCCGTGCTGACGGCGGCCGACATACCGGGCCGCAAAACATTTGGCCTTATTACTCCCCATCAGCCCGTACTGGCGGAAGATCGGGTGCGCTATGTAGGTGACCCGGTAGCCCTGGTCCTGGGGGAGACTTCCGAGGAAGTAGAGGAGGCCTTAAAACTTATCAAAGTGGAATATCGCCCCTTGGAAGTAATAGACTCTCCCTTCCGGGCCCTGGAGGAACACGCCCCGGACCTGCATGAAGGAGGTAACGTGCTGGCCCACATCAAAGTACGCAAGGGCAATATCGAGACCGGGTTTGCCCAGGCCGATGTGGTGCTGGAGGGGGATTACTACGTTCCTTTCATTGAGCATGGCTACCTGGAACCCGAAGCCGCCCTGGCCAGGGTAGGGGAGGACGGCGTACTCACCGTCTGGTGCCCAAGCCAGAGCTCCTTTGCCTTCCAGAAGGACATCTGCGCTACCTTGAACCTGCCGGAAGAAAAGGTGAGGGTGATATACCGGCCGGCAGGAGGAGCCTTTGGTGGTCGGGAAGAGCCGACAGTACAGATCCTGTGTGCCCTGGGAGCCTGGGTTACCGGCCGCCCGGTGCGCATGGTAATGACCCGGGAGGAATCCATTGCCGTCTCTACTAAACGCCATGCTGAATACCTCCACTATAGGTTGGGCGCCACCCGGCAGGGCAAGCTGACGGTCCTGGAAGCCAGGATTATAGGCGACACCGGGGCCTACGCCTCAGCGGGGGAGGCGGTACTTTTCCGTTCAGCGGCTTTTGCGGGGGGACCCTACGAGATCCCTCATGCCAAGGTTGATGCCTTTGCTGTTTATACCAACCATCCACCGGGGGGCGCCATGCGCGGCTTCGGCAGCACGCAGCCGACCTTTGCCATGGAAGTCATGATGGACCGCCTGGCCGAGGCCCTGGGCCTGGATCCCTTTACGTTGCGCGAACTCAACGGGTGGGACGTGGGTAAAAAGACGTTGACCGGCCAGATCCTGGACCACAGCGTAGGGTTTAAAGAAACCCTGGCCAAGGTCAAGGAAGCTCTCTCAAAGGAAGATTTACCTCAGCCCCGGCCGGGCCGGAAGAGGGGCATCGGTATTGCTGCGGCAGTCAAGAACGTGGGGCTCGGGTCCGGTATGGTCGACGGCGCCGGCGCCATCCTGGAGCTCACCACCGCGGGGGAATTGCTGGTGAAGGTGGGCTGTGTAGATACGGGCCAGGGATCGGACACGGCCATGGCCCAAATTGCCGCCGAGGCCACTGGTGTGCCCTTTAGCGCCATCAGGGTCCTGGCCAGCGACACCCACCAGACCCTGGACGGCGGCGTTACTACCGCCTCCCGGCAGACCTTTGTGTCCGGCAACGCCGTGCGCATAGCCGGGGGTCGCTTCCGGTCGGCTTTGCTGGAGTTTGTCTCCCAAGAGATAGGTTATCCGGCTGAAAAACTGACCCTCAAGAATGGCGGGGTAGAGATGTTGGGCAACACCCAGAGAATATCCTTAACTCTTCAGGAAATTGCAGCTTTAGCTCAAGAGCGGGGCCAGGCACTCAGGGCCGAGTATTTCTACATCGCTCCCCGGACCTACCCCCTTAAAGAACGCTGCGATAATGAGGAATTCGATTTCGAGGAGTACCGTCTGCATTTTGCTTACTGTTTTGGGACTCAGGCGGCCGTGGTGGAGGTTGATGAAGAAACGGGGGAGGTTGAGGTCCTTAAAGTTATTGCCGCCCACGACGTGGGCCGTCCCATCAATCCCCTGGCCGTGGAAGGCCAGATCGAAGGGGCCGTGATGATGGGCTTGGGATATGCCCTGTCGGAGGAATTCCGCCTGAAGGGGGGCCAGGTGGAAACCAACACCCTGGCCAAGCTTAGACTCCCTAAAATTACCCAGACGCCGGAAATAGAGGTCCTAGTGGTGGACGATTACCATCCCTTCGGCCCCTATGGCGCCAAAGGCATGGGAGAATTGCCCCTTAATCCTACGGCTCCGGCCATTATTAACGCCATATACAATGCTGTTGGAGTTAGGATTAATTCTCTTCCGGCCACCCGAGAAAAAATAAAAGAACTTATGGGTGAGAAGAAGGGGATAACTGGACCTCGTAGTCGGCAGGGGTGA
- the garR gene encoding 2-hydroxy-3-oxopropionate reductase — MKDIGFIGLGIMGKPMAKNLLRAGYRLVVYNRTASKMEEVVAAGAQPAQSNREVAEKSEVIITMLPNSPEVKEVVLGPNGVLEGARPGSIIIDMSSIAPLVTMEIAKIAQAKGVRMLDAPVSGGEPAAIQGTLSIMVGGPEEDFQACYDILRAMGSSVVRVGPIGFGNLAKLANQIIVAINIAAMAEAFTLACKAGLEPAVLYEAIKGGLAGSKVLDAKAPLVMNRKFDPGFRINLHIKDLTNVLETSHQLGVPMPLTSSVLEMMHAMKVDGHGDEDHGALAKFYEKLAQTEIKTRQ; from the coding sequence ATGAAAGATATAGGCTTTATTGGTCTGGGTATCATGGGGAAGCCCATGGCCAAGAATTTGCTCAGGGCCGGTTACCGGCTGGTAGTTTATAACCGGACCGCCTCGAAAATGGAAGAAGTGGTGGCGGCGGGAGCCCAGCCGGCCCAATCCAACAGGGAAGTGGCCGAGAAATCGGAAGTTATAATAACTATGCTACCTAACTCACCGGAAGTTAAAGAGGTAGTCCTCGGCCCCAACGGGGTTTTGGAAGGGGCCAGGCCCGGCTCCATTATTATTGATATGAGCTCTATAGCACCCCTGGTCACCATGGAAATAGCTAAGATAGCGCAGGCTAAAGGCGTCCGGATGCTGGATGCCCCCGTCAGCGGGGGAGAGCCCGCGGCTATACAGGGCACCCTTTCCATTATGGTCGGGGGCCCGGAAGAAGATTTCCAGGCCTGCTATGATATACTCCGGGCCATGGGTTCTTCTGTAGTGCGAGTGGGCCCCATTGGTTTTGGCAACCTTGCCAAGCTGGCCAACCAGATCATCGTTGCCATAAACATTGCCGCCATGGCCGAAGCCTTTACTCTGGCTTGCAAAGCCGGCCTGGAACCTGCAGTGCTGTATGAAGCTATCAAAGGAGGGCTGGCCGGCAGCAAGGTGCTGGATGCCAAGGCGCCGCTGGTCATGAACCGCAAGTTTGACCCGGGTTTCCGTATCAATCTGCATATTAAAGACTTAACCAACGTTCTGGAAACAAGCCACCAGCTGGGAGTACCCATGCCCCTTACATCCAGCGTCCTGGAAATGATGCACGCCATGAAGGTGGACGGACATGGGGATGAGGATCACGGGGCATTGGCCAAATTCTATGAAAAGCTGGCCCAGACGGAAATCAAGACCAGGCAGTAA
- a CDS encoding SDR family oxidoreductase, with amino-acid sequence MRLAGKVAIITGAGSGIGRASALAFAREGARVVAADINEETCRATVEAIKERGGRAVAVRVDVTKAADCQRMVNTALEHFGKLDVLFNNAGINHAARLHETLEEDWDRVLAVNLKSIFLCSKYAIPALIQNGGGSIINTASPAGLVGLRGLAAYCASKGGVISLSKNMALDYAPYNIRVNYICPGVIYTPMTQAIIATHEDPQKFEEEYSKMRPLGRFGKPEEIANAAVFLASDESSFMTGASIVMDGGFTAG; translated from the coding sequence ATGCGTTTAGCCGGGAAAGTAGCTATTATCACGGGAGCCGGTTCTGGCATCGGCCGGGCCAGTGCCCTGGCCTTTGCCCGTGAAGGTGCCCGGGTAGTAGCTGCCGACATTAACGAGGAAACTTGCCGGGCCACTGTGGAAGCCATCAAGGAGCGAGGAGGCCGGGCCGTGGCTGTTAGGGTGGACGTAACTAAAGCCGCCGACTGCCAGCGTATGGTTAATACGGCCCTCGAGCATTTTGGTAAATTGGATGTATTGTTCAACAATGCGGGTATCAACCACGCTGCCCGCCTGCACGAAACCCTGGAAGAAGATTGGGATCGTGTGCTGGCGGTGAACCTTAAGAGCATCTTTCTATGCTCTAAATATGCCATCCCGGCCCTCATCCAGAATGGCGGAGGCTCCATTATCAACACGGCTTCGCCGGCAGGTCTCGTAGGGTTAAGGGGTCTGGCTGCCTACTGCGCCTCCAAGGGTGGGGTCATCTCCTTGAGCAAGAACATGGCGCTGGATTACGCCCCATACAACATCCGCGTCAACTATATATGCCCAGGAGTTATATATACGCCCATGACCCAGGCCATCATCGCCACCCACGAGGATCCGCAAAAATTTGAGGAAGAATATTCTAAAATGCGGCCCCTGGGGCGCTTTGGAAAGCCTGAAGAAATAGCCAATGCAGCTGTGTTCCTGGCCTCTGACGAGTCTAGCTTCATGACCGGTGCCTCTATTGTTATGGATGGAGGCTTTACTGCCGGCTAA
- a CDS encoding ABC transporter permease — protein sequence MAETMAALSGLFSLGLLLATLRMATPLIFGAIGCMFSERSGVMNIGAEGMMLMGAFAAALTSLFTGNPWLGVLAAAIAGGFMGTLHAIMSIHFRADQVVSGAAINIMAVGVPALVLQRLWGNPGRSPLVPSLPEITIPGLKEVPVLGALLGTHNPLVYLALLLVPLAHIVLFKTRFGLHVRVVGEHPRAADTVGINVFAIRYVCVILSGVLAGLGGAYLSLGQLSLFVQQMTAGRGFIGMAAMIFGKWTPLGAFLACLLFGFADGLQMTAQAIGIPIPKNFLLMIPYVLTMVALAGFIGRAMPPAAIGKPYRKE from the coding sequence ATGGCAGAGACCATGGCAGCGTTAAGCGGGCTGTTTAGCCTTGGCCTTTTGCTGGCTACCCTCCGTATGGCTACGCCCCTGATCTTCGGCGCCATAGGGTGCATGTTTTCCGAACGCTCCGGCGTCATGAACATCGGGGCCGAGGGCATGATGCTCATGGGGGCGTTTGCAGCCGCCCTGACTTCCCTTTTCACAGGCAACCCCTGGTTGGGAGTCCTTGCCGCCGCCATAGCCGGCGGCTTCATGGGCACCCTCCACGCCATAATGAGCATCCATTTCCGCGCTGACCAGGTAGTAAGCGGAGCAGCTATCAACATCATGGCCGTGGGGGTCCCGGCCCTGGTGCTGCAGCGCCTTTGGGGCAATCCAGGCCGTTCACCCCTGGTGCCTTCCCTCCCCGAGATTACTATTCCGGGTTTAAAGGAAGTACCGGTACTGGGCGCCCTCTTGGGGACACACAACCCCCTGGTTTATTTGGCCCTCCTGCTGGTGCCCCTGGCGCATATAGTGTTGTTCAAGACCAGATTCGGACTACATGTCCGGGTAGTGGGGGAACACCCCCGGGCCGCGGACACGGTAGGTATTAACGTATTTGCCATACGCTATGTCTGCGTCATTTTGAGCGGTGTCCTCGCTGGCCTGGGGGGCGCTTACCTTTCCCTGGGGCAACTGTCCCTCTTCGTCCAGCAAATGACTGCCGGCCGCGGTTTTATCGGCATGGCCGCCATGATCTTCGGCAAGTGGACTCCCCTGGGGGCATTCCTGGCCTGCCTCTTGTTTGGTTTTGCCGACGGCTTGCAGATGACGGCACAGGCCATAGGTATACCTATCCCCAAGAATTTTCTATTGATGATTCCTTATGTCCTGACCATGGTGGCCTTGGCTGGCTTCATAGGCAGGGCAATGCCTCCGGCAGCCATAGGTAAACCCTACCGTAAAGAATAA